In a genomic window of Prochlorococcus marinus str. GP2:
- a CDS encoding DUF3119 family protein — MFNTKLKKEEPVVISPSFQLPIILIVLSFMLLFLNIGSIPTIVFASFSFFLLLQSFTLRIKITNEDFIVLQLGKEIRTFPFKNWISWKFFFPVIPGIFYFREKSSPHLLPILFNPKQLKDELIKKVDSLEIKNS; from the coding sequence ATGTTTAACACTAAATTAAAAAAAGAAGAGCCCGTAGTTATATCTCCATCATTTCAATTACCAATAATTCTAATAGTTTTAAGTTTTATGCTTTTATTTTTGAATATTGGTTCTATTCCAACAATAGTTTTTGCTTCTTTTAGCTTTTTTTTATTACTTCAGTCATTTACCTTAAGAATAAAAATAACAAATGAAGATTTTATCGTTTTACAATTAGGGAAAGAGATTAGAACTTTTCCATTCAAGAACTGGATATCATGGAAATTCTTTTTCCCTGTAATTCCAGGAATTTTTTATTTTAGAGAAAAGTCCAGTCCTCATTTATTACCAATACTATTTAATCCAAAGCAATTAAAAGATGAGCTCATAAAAAAAGTTGACTCCCTTGAAATTAAAAATTCCTAA
- a CDS encoding DUF3086 domain-containing protein, whose protein sequence is MDNKEISNNNPKKELIIGKSISDEKTKQLSKKNTTQNKKIAPKNDKSTKSFDEISNEIFRDLVSKKDSLVKEIKELETKKDELEKDIDSNFKGQSDNIAKRVKGFQDYLTGALQNLSQNVEKLELVSQPIIVKPSPLDAKKEENSTNNEENVPALSETFKPDEKIIKNCFSGFTEQPDFYAEPWKLRRSLNLSDIEVMDDWFFNMGGRGSLESRGSRQKNALLSAGLISILGELYGDQFQTLILASQPERLGEWRRILQDSLGLTRDDFGPNSGIVLFERPEGVIEKADRLEANEELPFIIIDAAETSVEIPILQFPLWLAFAGSDNEIYDDLELN, encoded by the coding sequence ATGGACAATAAAGAAATTTCTAACAATAATCCTAAGAAGGAATTAATCATAGGAAAGTCAATTTCAGATGAAAAAACCAAACAACTTAGTAAGAAAAACACAACACAAAATAAAAAAATTGCACCAAAAAACGATAAATCAACTAAATCTTTTGATGAAATTTCTAATGAAATTTTTAGAGATCTCGTTTCAAAAAAAGACTCTTTAGTTAAAGAAATAAAAGAGTTGGAAACAAAAAAAGATGAATTAGAAAAAGATATTGATTCAAATTTCAAAGGACAGTCAGATAATATCGCCAAAAGAGTTAAAGGGTTTCAAGATTACTTAACTGGGGCTTTGCAGAATCTTTCACAAAACGTTGAAAAACTTGAATTAGTATCCCAACCAATAATCGTAAAGCCATCTCCCCTTGATGCAAAAAAGGAAGAAAATAGCACAAACAATGAAGAAAATGTTCCTGCACTTTCTGAAACATTTAAGCCAGATGAGAAGATTATAAAAAACTGTTTTTCAGGATTCACAGAACAACCTGATTTTTATGCTGAACCTTGGAAATTAAGACGCAGTCTTAATTTATCAGATATAGAAGTAATGGATGATTGGTTCTTTAATATGGGTGGGAGAGGTTCCCTTGAGAGTAGAGGATCTCGTCAGAAAAATGCTCTTTTATCTGCGGGTTTAATATCTATTCTTGGAGAATTGTATGGAGATCAGTTTCAGACTCTTATCTTAGCCTCGCAACCTGAACGGTTAGGAGAATGGAGAAGGATTCTTCAAGATTCACTTGGTCTTACAAGAGATGACTTTGGACCTAATAGTGGGATTGTTCTTTTTGAAAGACCTGAAGGTGTCATCGAAAAAGCTGATAGATTAGAAGCTAATGAAGAATTACCATTTATTATCATAGATGCAGCAGAAACATCAGTTGAAATTCCAATACTTCAATTCCCATTGTGGCTTGCATTCGCTGGTTCAGATAATGAAATTTACGATGATCTTGAACTAAACTAA
- the plsY gene encoding glycerol-3-phosphate 1-O-acyltransferase PlsY — MKILIIFISYLLGSLPTGFLIGKYLKNIDLRTIGSGSTGATNVLRNVGKWPALFVFIIDVGKGLIAVKIAQFYTDQGLIEVIAGISAISGHIWPIWLRGKGGKAVATGLGMFLALSWKVGLASLGIFLIVLTKTKFVSLSSISAAILLPIFMFFYLGNFMHSYFFISLIVSLLVIWKHRSNITRLLKGEESKINQN, encoded by the coding sequence ATGAAAATCTTAATAATTTTTATAAGTTATCTTTTAGGATCACTACCGACAGGTTTTTTAATAGGGAAATATCTCAAAAATATAGATCTAAGAACTATAGGTTCTGGATCCACAGGTGCCACAAATGTCTTAAGAAATGTTGGAAAATGGCCAGCACTTTTTGTATTTATTATTGACGTTGGGAAAGGCCTTATTGCAGTAAAAATTGCTCAATTTTATACTGATCAAGGATTAATAGAAGTTATAGCAGGCATATCGGCTATATCAGGACATATTTGGCCAATATGGCTTAGAGGTAAAGGAGGAAAAGCTGTTGCGACCGGATTAGGTATGTTTCTAGCTCTTTCTTGGAAAGTTGGATTAGCATCTCTTGGCATTTTTTTAATAGTCCTAACAAAAACTAAATTTGTTTCTTTATCCAGTATTTCAGCCGCAATTTTACTTCCTATTTTTATGTTTTTTTACCTCGGTAATTTTATGCACTCATACTTTTTTATAAGTTTAATTGTGTCATTATTAGTAATCTGGAAACATAGATCAAACATAACAAGATTACTCAAGGGAGAAGAATCCAAAATTAACCAGAATTAA
- the pyrF gene encoding orotidine-5'-phosphate decarboxylase: protein MNNRFNSEDKIILAIDGLDVSQAKLLLEKCPNIKWVKVGLELFVREGPRVIEIFKSLNKKIFLDLKFHDIPNTMSASCFQVSQLGVDIISIHGSAGLKALKHSKKASLEGANSVSVKPPLVVGITVLTSFSLEDFQNDLDRNNSIEKNVLRLAKLSFDAGLDGCVCSPWEVKMLRSIYKDNFELITPGIRLKIENKDDQSRIMTPNEAIDNGASKLVIGRSISKAIDPNKALIEIFKSINSG from the coding sequence ATGAATAACAGATTTAATTCAGAAGATAAAATAATATTGGCAATTGATGGACTAGATGTAAGTCAAGCAAAATTACTTCTAGAAAAATGTCCCAATATTAAGTGGGTGAAAGTTGGTTTAGAGCTTTTTGTTAGGGAAGGTCCAAGAGTTATTGAAATATTTAAAAGTTTAAATAAAAAAATCTTTTTAGACTTAAAATTTCATGATATTCCAAATACTATGAGTGCATCATGTTTTCAAGTTTCACAATTAGGGGTTGATATAATTTCTATTCATGGATCAGCAGGTCTAAAAGCTCTTAAGCATTCGAAAAAAGCATCTTTAGAAGGAGCAAACTCAGTTAGTGTAAAACCACCATTAGTTGTGGGAATAACTGTTTTAACTAGCTTTTCTCTTGAAGATTTTCAAAATGATCTTGATAGAAATAATTCAATTGAAAAAAATGTATTAAGACTTGCAAAGTTGTCTTTTGATGCTGGATTAGATGGGTGTGTTTGTTCCCCTTGGGAGGTAAAAATGTTGAGATCTATTTATAAGGATAATTTTGAACTAATTACACCAGGTATCAGGTTAAAGATTGAGAATAAAGATGATCAAAGTAGAATTATGACTCCCAATGAAGCTATAGATAATGGGGCTTCTAAATTAGTCATTGGTAGATCAATATCAAAAGCTATAGATCCTAATAAAGCTCTAATAGAAATATTTAAATCTATTAATTCTGGTTAA
- the tyrS gene encoding tyrosine--tRNA ligase, whose translation MSDNLILPSWLSRGIEEYFPIKGTDQTFSEIFDHAKRNNKKLRVKLGIDPTGTDIHLGHSILFKKLRAFQDNGHIAVLIIGDFTAQIGDPTGKNKTRLQLSEKQVKDNAKTYLTQLGMGKPANESILDFDSKDRIEIRYNSEWLKGLNLNSIIELMGSSTVSQMLAKEEFNKRYTSQIPIALHEFLYPLLQGYDSVVVRSDIELGGTDQKFNIAIGRDLQRYFKQEPQFGVLLPILTGLDGFKKMSKSEFNTVGLTEDPLSMYSKLEKVPDNIIPTYFELLTELDLSFLENLNPRELQRRMALEVTTLFHGTKEALEAQSNCEKLFLGYKEKVGEIPEISLKEIVFPVKFFYLLSALKLFKSSSESKRSIKGGGVKIDSQKVINPDLVFDSKNDLEGKILQIGKKIIKRFEN comes from the coding sequence ATGTCAGATAATTTAATATTGCCATCATGGCTGTCAAGAGGAATAGAAGAATATTTCCCAATTAAGGGAACAGATCAAACTTTTTCAGAGATATTTGATCATGCGAAAAGAAATAATAAAAAATTAAGGGTAAAACTTGGAATCGATCCAACTGGAACAGATATTCATCTTGGGCACAGCATATTATTTAAAAAACTTAGGGCATTCCAAGATAATGGACATATTGCAGTTTTAATAATTGGGGATTTTACCGCTCAAATTGGAGACCCAACTGGAAAAAACAAAACAAGATTGCAGCTATCGGAAAAACAAGTCAAGGATAATGCAAAAACATACTTAACCCAACTAGGAATGGGTAAACCAGCTAATGAATCTATTTTAGATTTTGATTCAAAAGATAGAATAGAAATTAGATATAACAGCGAATGGTTAAAAGGATTAAATCTTAATTCGATAATTGAATTAATGGGTAGTTCAACAGTTAGTCAAATGCTAGCTAAGGAGGAATTTAATAAAAGGTACACATCGCAAATTCCAATTGCTCTGCATGAATTCTTATATCCACTCTTACAAGGATACGATTCGGTAGTTGTTAGATCAGATATTGAGCTTGGAGGTACAGATCAGAAATTTAATATTGCAATAGGAAGAGATCTTCAAAGATATTTTAAACAAGAACCTCAATTTGGTGTTTTGTTGCCAATTTTGACAGGTTTAGATGGATTTAAGAAGATGAGTAAATCTGAATTTAACACCGTGGGTTTGACTGAGGATCCTCTTTCAATGTATTCAAAATTAGAAAAAGTACCTGATAATATAATACCTACTTACTTTGAATTGCTTACTGAATTAGATTTAAGTTTTCTTGAAAACTTAAATCCTCGTGAATTACAAAGAAGGATGGCTTTAGAAGTTACTACTTTATTTCATGGGACTAAAGAAGCATTAGAGGCGCAATCAAATTGCGAAAAATTATTCCTTGGATACAAAGAAAAAGTTGGAGAAATTCCAGAGATTTCATTAAAGGAAATTGTTTTTCCAGTTAAGTTTTTTTACTTGCTAAGTGCTCTGAAACTTTTCAAATCTAGCAGTGAATCTAAAAGATCTATTAAAGGAGGGGGTGTAAAAATTGATAGTCAGAAAGTAATAAATCCTGATTTAGTTTTTGATTCAAAAAATGATTTGGAAGGGAAAATTTTGCAAATTGGGAAAAAAATAATTAAGAGGTTTGAAAACTGA
- a CDS encoding DUF1825 family protein, which yields MGFFESDIVQEEAKKLFSDYQELMKLGSDYGKFDREGKKMFIKKMESLMDRYKVFMKRFELSEDFQAKMTVEQLKTQLSQFGITPDQMFDQMNKTLIRMKDELDKTS from the coding sequence ATGGGATTTTTTGAGTCAGACATCGTTCAAGAAGAAGCTAAAAAGCTTTTTTCAGATTACCAAGAACTTATGAAACTTGGTTCTGATTATGGAAAATTTGACAGAGAAGGTAAAAAAATGTTTATAAAAAAAATGGAATCTCTTATGGATCGTTATAAGGTTTTTATGAAGAGATTTGAGTTATCTGAAGATTTTCAAGCAAAAATGACAGTTGAACAATTAAAGACACAGTTAAGTCAATTTGGGATAACTCCTGATCAAATGTTCGATCAGATGAATAAAACCTTAATAAGAATGAAGGATGAACTTGATAAAACTTCTTAA
- a CDS encoding leucyl aminopeptidase codes for MQFSTFQKNLDNWQGTSLIFGVLEEEIANQLENIKFVVDTKLLQKKVTQKKFKGEKGQTLSFEFLDQKLETLIIFGLGKSKDLNKIDIENSIGNLIRENVSKNEKISILLPWELLNSQLEINQLAQSARLSAYKDNRFNKKKDEKKILKEIEFLNLKKFENISFEETRKICEGVELARRLVAAPPNSLTPLEMSIQASQIAKDHGLEVKILEAKECEDLGMGAYLAVAKGSDLDPKFIHLTLKSEGPIKEKIALVGKGLTFDSGGYNLKVGASQIEMMKYDMGGSAAVLGAAKALGALKPKGLEIHFIVAACENMINGSAVHPGDVVKASNGKTIEINNTDAEGRLTLADALTYASNLKPDSIIDLATLTGAIVVALGNDVAGFWSNNDDLANDLKAASAQTGEKLWQMPLQKSYKEGLKSHIADMKNTGPRAGGSITAALFLEEFFNKEIKWAHIDIAGTCWTDKNKGINPSGATGFGVKTLVQWIKNK; via the coding sequence ATGCAATTTTCCACATTCCAAAAAAATCTAGATAACTGGCAAGGTACTTCATTAATTTTTGGAGTTTTAGAGGAAGAAATTGCAAACCAACTTGAGAACATAAAATTTGTTGTTGACACAAAATTATTACAAAAAAAAGTTACTCAAAAAAAATTCAAAGGAGAAAAAGGCCAAACTTTAAGCTTTGAATTTTTAGATCAAAAATTAGAAACTTTAATCATATTTGGTCTTGGCAAATCAAAAGATCTAAATAAAATTGATATTGAAAACTCCATAGGAAATCTAATTAGGGAAAATGTTTCTAAAAATGAAAAAATCAGTATATTGCTACCTTGGGAATTATTAAATTCACAACTAGAAATAAATCAATTAGCACAGTCAGCTAGATTATCTGCTTATAAGGACAATAGATTTAATAAGAAAAAAGATGAAAAGAAAATTCTCAAAGAAATTGAGTTTTTGAATTTAAAAAAATTTGAGAATATTAGCTTTGAAGAGACAAGAAAAATATGTGAAGGTGTAGAACTCGCCAGAAGACTTGTAGCCGCCCCCCCAAATAGTCTTACTCCCCTGGAAATGTCAATACAAGCTTCTCAAATAGCTAAAGATCATGGATTAGAAGTAAAAATTTTAGAGGCAAAAGAATGTGAAGATTTAGGAATGGGTGCATATTTAGCTGTAGCAAAAGGTTCTGATCTAGATCCTAAATTTATACATCTTACTTTGAAGTCAGAGGGGCCTATAAAAGAAAAGATTGCACTTGTTGGGAAGGGTTTAACCTTTGATTCTGGAGGATACAACCTCAAAGTAGGAGCCTCTCAAATTGAAATGATGAAATATGATATGGGCGGAAGCGCTGCAGTTTTAGGAGCAGCAAAGGCACTTGGAGCATTAAAACCAAAGGGGCTAGAAATACATTTTATTGTGGCAGCTTGCGAAAACATGATAAATGGATCTGCAGTACATCCTGGAGATGTAGTTAAGGCATCTAATGGTAAGACAATTGAAATAAATAATACTGATGCAGAGGGTAGACTCACATTAGCTGATGCTTTAACTTACGCATCCAATTTAAAACCAGATTCAATAATAGATCTCGCCACTTTAACAGGAGCTATTGTTGTTGCATTAGGGAATGATGTAGCTGGATTCTGGAGCAATAATGATGATCTAGCAAATGATCTAAAGGCTGCATCAGCCCAGACTGGAGAAAAATTATGGCAAATGCCTTTACAAAAATCTTATAAAGAAGGGTTAAAATCTCATATAGCTGATATGAAAAATACAGGTCCTAGAGCAGGTGGGTCAATAACTGCTGCTTTGTTTTTAGAAGAGTTCTTTAATAAAGAGATTAAATGGGCTCATATTGATATTGCTGGGACTTGTTGGACTGATAAGAATAAGGGGATTAATCCATCAGGTGCAACCGGTTTTGGAGTTAAAACTCTTGTTCAATGGATTAAAAATAAGTAA
- the msrA gene encoding peptide-methionine (S)-S-oxide reductase MsrA, which translates to MKYLFSFIVFCSILIHPLQALAEELVLAGGCFWCLEHDLQSLKGINFVQSGYSGGNLQNPTYENHDGHQEVVLVDYDSQLLALPEILRLYFRNIDPLDAKGQFCDRGDSYRPVIFFKDETEENDAKNAIVSASKELRVPLEKISVELKSKSQFWLAEEYHQDFAEKNELKYKFYRFSCGRDQRLDKLWGDNARSTNLWNE; encoded by the coding sequence ATGAAATATCTGTTCTCTTTCATAGTTTTTTGTTCAATTTTAATTCATCCTTTACAGGCTCTGGCGGAAGAATTGGTTCTTGCAGGAGGTTGTTTTTGGTGTTTAGAACATGACTTACAGTCTTTAAAGGGGATAAATTTTGTGCAAAGTGGTTACTCAGGAGGAAATTTACAAAATCCTACCTATGAAAATCATGATGGGCACCAGGAAGTGGTTTTGGTCGACTATGATTCACAATTGCTAGCTTTACCTGAAATACTTAGGCTCTACTTCAGAAATATTGACCCTTTGGACGCCAAGGGCCAATTTTGTGATCGTGGAGATTCTTATAGGCCAGTTATCTTTTTCAAAGATGAAACTGAGGAAAATGATGCAAAAAATGCGATTGTTTCGGCCTCTAAGGAGTTGCGAGTGCCATTAGAAAAAATATCTGTAGAACTAAAATCAAAAAGCCAATTTTGGTTGGCTGAAGAATATCACCAGGATTTTGCTGAGAAAAATGAATTAAAATATAAATTCTATAGATTCTCATGTGGGAGAGATCAGAGATTGGATAAATTATGGGGGGATAACGCTAGATCAACAAATCTTTGGAATGAATAA
- the lpxB gene encoding lipid-A-disaccharide synthase, translated as MSKKIFISTGEVSGDLHGSLLSKALFDEAKKRHLDLEICGLGGDRMKKEGVKILQDTTSISAIGIWEALPLLLPTIRIQKRFYQLLKKYPPDCLILIDYMGPNIKIGIKLKRSKTKIPIFYYIAPQEWAWRVGNNTTTNLINFSDKIFAIFKQEAAFYKKRGGNVLWVGHPMIDLIKKLPLKKDARKILNLSPNESILLIMPASRPQELRYLLPTFMRTARKLQQKYPTLVVYIPSCRTVFEEQFRKAFRKYQVKGKVISQKDNAQLKPYIYSLTKIALCKSGTVNMELALHGIPQIVGYRVSRITAFIARKILNFKVKFISPVNLLNNKLIIPEFVQRNFDEKKIFYKSCRVLENKSEKLKFKNGYASLKRELGEEGVVSRTAKEIINSII; from the coding sequence ATGAGTAAAAAGATTTTTATAAGCACCGGTGAAGTCTCGGGAGATTTGCATGGAAGTTTGTTATCAAAAGCTTTATTTGATGAAGCGAAAAAAAGACATCTAGATTTAGAAATCTGTGGATTAGGTGGGGATAGGATGAAGAAAGAAGGTGTGAAAATTCTTCAAGATACTACTTCAATTAGTGCAATAGGTATTTGGGAGGCTTTACCTCTTCTTCTCCCAACAATAAGAATTCAAAAAAGATTTTATCAGTTACTAAAAAAATATCCACCAGACTGCCTAATCTTGATCGACTACATGGGGCCAAATATAAAAATCGGGATAAAATTAAAAAGATCGAAGACAAAAATTCCAATTTTCTACTACATAGCTCCCCAAGAATGGGCTTGGAGGGTAGGAAATAACACTACGACAAATTTGATAAATTTTTCCGATAAAATTTTTGCGATTTTTAAACAAGAAGCAGCCTTTTACAAAAAAAGGGGTGGTAACGTTTTGTGGGTCGGACATCCAATGATCGATTTAATAAAAAAACTTCCTTTAAAGAAAGATGCCCGTAAAATTCTGAACCTTAGCCCTAATGAAAGTATTCTACTTATAATGCCTGCATCAAGACCTCAAGAATTGAGATATCTATTACCTACTTTTATGAGGACAGCAAGAAAATTACAACAAAAATATCCAACTTTAGTTGTTTATATTCCTTCTTGTAGGACAGTCTTTGAAGAACAATTCAGAAAGGCCTTTCGAAAATATCAAGTTAAAGGGAAAGTGATTTCTCAAAAAGATAATGCACAATTAAAGCCTTATATTTATTCACTAACTAAAATAGCTCTTTGCAAATCCGGGACGGTTAATATGGAATTAGCCTTACATGGAATACCACAAATTGTTGGTTATAGAGTAAGTAGAATTACCGCTTTTATCGCAAGAAAAATCCTTAATTTCAAGGTAAAATTTATTTCTCCTGTAAATTTGTTAAATAACAAATTAATAATACCTGAATTTGTTCAGAGAAATTTTGACGAAAAGAAAATCTTTTATAAATCTTGTAGAGTTCTCGAAAATAAATCAGAAAAATTAAAATTTAAAAATGGTTATGCTTCATTAAAAAGAGAATTAGGCGAGGAGGGTGTTGTCTCAAGAACTGCAAAAGAAATTATAAATTCTATTATTTAA
- the lpxA gene encoding acyl-ACP--UDP-N-acetylglucosamine O-acyltransferase — MENKKIKLNSSFSGVNVHPNAFVDPSAKLHDGVTISQGAIIGPDVYIGEGTEIGPNAIITGKTQIGSNNKVFPNVFIGLEPQDLKYKGASTEVIIGDNNTFRECVTINKATDEGEKTIIGNNNLLMAYSHIGHNCELGNGIVLSNSVQVAGHVKVEDKAIIGGCLGIHQFVHIGYLAMIGGMTRVDRDVPPFCLAEGHPGRLRGLNRIGIKRSGLMENKDFDLKLLQSTWNLLFKSNDSISNSLEKAMKGKLDLSSSKLCSFLKDSISKERRGPMPLVNL; from the coding sequence ATGGAGAACAAAAAAATTAAATTAAATTCTAGCTTTAGTGGTGTAAACGTGCATCCAAATGCTTTTGTTGACCCTAGTGCTAAATTACATGATGGTGTCACTATCTCTCAAGGAGCTATTATCGGTCCTGATGTTTATATCGGGGAAGGAACCGAAATAGGACCAAATGCTATTATCACAGGGAAAACTCAAATTGGCAGTAATAATAAAGTTTTCCCAAATGTATTTATTGGACTTGAACCACAAGATCTTAAATATAAAGGTGCCTCTACTGAAGTAATTATTGGAGACAATAATACTTTTAGAGAATGCGTTACTATTAATAAGGCAACTGATGAAGGAGAAAAAACTATTATTGGGAACAATAATTTGTTAATGGCTTACTCTCATATAGGTCATAATTGCGAACTTGGGAATGGCATAGTTTTATCAAATAGTGTACAAGTTGCGGGCCATGTAAAGGTTGAAGATAAAGCCATTATTGGTGGCTGTCTAGGAATCCATCAATTTGTACATATTGGATATTTAGCAATGATCGGAGGAATGACAAGAGTAGATAGAGATGTACCGCCTTTTTGTCTAGCCGAAGGGCATCCAGGAAGATTGAGAGGTTTGAATAGGATTGGAATTAAAAGAAGTGGTTTGATGGAAAACAAAGATTTTGACTTAAAGTTACTCCAAAGTACTTGGAATCTTCTTTTTAAATCTAATGATTCAATTTCAAATTCATTAGAAAAAGCAATGAAAGGGAAATTAGATCTTTCATCATCGAAATTATGTAGTTTTTTAAAAGATTCAATATCTAAGGAAAGACGAGGTCCAATGCCTTTAGTCAATTTATGA
- the fabZ gene encoding 3-hydroxyacyl-ACP dehydratase FabZ, whose amino-acid sequence MEKELSIENNQLSSENILGLLPHRYPFALVDKVIEYIPGESAIAVKNVTINEPQFQGHFPERPLMPGVLIVESMAQVGGIIVTQMPDLPKGLFVFAGINNVKFRKPVVPGDQLIISCEILSIKRKRFGKVKGEAHVDGKLVCSGELMFSLVD is encoded by the coding sequence TTGGAAAAAGAATTATCCATTGAAAATAATCAACTCTCCTCTGAGAACATACTGGGTTTATTACCTCATAGATATCCTTTTGCTCTTGTGGATAAAGTTATAGAATATATTCCTGGTGAGAGTGCTATTGCAGTAAAAAATGTCACTATAAATGAGCCTCAATTTCAAGGACACTTTCCCGAAAGGCCCTTAATGCCAGGGGTACTTATTGTTGAATCAATGGCTCAAGTTGGGGGAATAATAGTAACGCAAATGCCTGATCTTCCTAAAGGACTTTTTGTATTTGCGGGGATAAATAATGTTAAATTCAGAAAGCCTGTTGTACCTGGAGATCAATTGATAATTTCTTGTGAGATATTAAGTATTAAAAGAAAAAGATTTGGCAAGGTTAAAGGAGAGGCACATGTTGATGGAAAATTGGTTTGTTCTGGAGAATTAATGTTCTCATTAGTTGATTAG
- the lpxC gene encoding UDP-3-O-acyl-N-acetylglucosamine deacetylase — protein sequence MFSWPTNYDSCYTLSGTISREGIGLHSGEKTRVSISSYEKEGYYVSFSDKPKEIFKLTQDLIGSTMLCTAVKLGGRNLYTIEHLLSSLAGCGLSYIHIEVEGKEIPLLDGSAIQWVRDFEGVGIKKVLKPNNFFREINKPIILNKEGSVIAATPYEKTTIISTISFPYKAIGNQTFVIDLNPRSFVEMIAPARTFGFKDQFQELSELGLIKGGSLENALVCDGDKWVNPPLRFDDEPIRHKILDLIGDLALVGLPKAQIIVYKGSHSLNALLASSLKI from the coding sequence GTGTTTTCTTGGCCTACTAATTATGATTCTTGCTATACATTATCTGGGACTATTTCCAGAGAAGGTATAGGTCTTCATAGTGGAGAAAAAACAAGGGTATCAATTTCTTCTTATGAAAAAGAAGGATATTATGTTTCTTTCAGTGATAAACCCAAAGAGATTTTTAAGCTTACACAAGATTTAATAGGAAGTACGATGCTTTGCACAGCTGTTAAATTAGGTGGAAGAAATTTATATACAATTGAACATTTATTATCTTCACTTGCTGGGTGCGGTTTAAGTTACATCCATATTGAGGTTGAAGGGAAAGAAATCCCTCTTTTAGATGGATCAGCAATTCAGTGGGTAAGAGATTTTGAAGGAGTGGGGATAAAAAAAGTCCTCAAACCTAATAATTTTTTTAGAGAGATTAATAAACCAATTATTTTAAATAAAGAAGGGTCAGTTATAGCAGCAACTCCCTATGAAAAAACAACAATTATTTCCACTATAAGTTTCCCTTACAAAGCAATTGGCAATCAAACTTTTGTGATTGACTTAAATCCAAGAAGTTTCGTCGAAATGATTGCTCCAGCACGAACATTTGGTTTTAAAGATCAATTTCAAGAATTAAGTGAACTTGGATTAATAAAAGGAGGAAGTTTAGAAAATGCGCTTGTTTGTGATGGTGATAAATGGGTTAATCCACCATTAAGATTTGATGATGAACCAATAAGACATAAAATTTTGGACCTAATTGGGGACCTGGCTTTGGTAGGGTTACCTAAGGCCCAAATTATAGTTTATAAAGGATCTCACTCTTTAAATGCTTTATTGGCCTCATCGCTAAAAATTTAA